The segment GCAATATATAGAACATAGTTGGCATGAGCcaggtgtctttttttttttcagaaaccGTGTATTGTGCAAAAGATGCATCACccatgaataaaataagaaatatgtCTATTTAGTCATGGCGATTCAGATTTGGACAAAGAGCAGCACTGTCCAGCCTCTTTGTGGGATGTCTTTGTTTCTAACATCCTATAATCACAGTTCTGGAACAGTGATTACTTACTTcacttaaaatgtatttccagaGAGGAAACATAAATGAGTAACTTTCTTTCTATGAACAGGAGAATTCACCACCACAATTACGTACTGGTGGTGTCCATGTGTTCATTTTACAGAAACtgaaataaagcatttattttcctgGAGATTTATGgctgtacttttttttattcatttgttaaGCGTACCGGACATATTACATACTTAGAGATGGAATTAGATCAACAAAACAGTCAACAAATCTTTGATCAAAATCAAATCCTAAAAACATAAATGATATTTTGAGTCAAATTTAAACATTCTGCTGGAACCAAATCACAGAAAATTCATAGAAGTTACATGAAACAAAATAGAAAATGCACcactgcaaaatgaaaaaatgccTTGGAGCAAAATCTCTTCCAAGGTTTTTACTTCCCCCCCCTTTTATAGTTGTGGATGACATGCATGGAACTAATAACCAATAAGTCAATCAGCTTCCACCCAGTCCTCTTTGGCCCAGTCAGGTAACCGTGTGGAATACTCAAAATCAGGCCCTTTGTAGCGTAACGCGTGGAGATACATGACGAGTTCCTTCTCTGTGGGATCTGGTCGCACCAGCTTACACTCGCTGCACAGATGGTCTCCATTCCCCGGAGGAGCTTCGTCCGTGCAGCCGTGACTCACTTTATTCATCATCTCGCTCCCTGGGCTACAGCCTGCTGTCACTTGTGTGTCGATCTGCGTGAGAGGACTTCCTACGCTTGTGTTCAGTTCAGAGGCCCCGTCTTGTTTTGCTTCTTTCTCGGGTTTCTTGTTTTGATCTGCTCCTTGGTCAATCCCATCATCCAGCATATGCAATAGGTGAAGACTTTCCTGAGAGCGGTTTTCCTCTACGAgagcctccagcagctcctcgttACTTTTCCCCACCAGTCCCCCTTTGCCCCTGTGAGGACCCCATGCTGAGGACCCATAGATGGGATCATTGAGGATGGGAAAGCCCAGGTACTGGAGATGGACCCTAATTTGGTGTGTGCGGCCAGTCAGGGGTAAACAACGGACCACACTGGTTTTTCCATTAAAGTTAATCCTCTGGAAAATGGTTCTGCACTCTTTTCCTTTTGGATCTACTCGGCAAATACCGATTTTGAATGAAACGACAAGGATGGGCTCTTCACAAATCAGCTCATCTTCTGGAAACTCCCCCTCCACTCGGCACACGTACTCCTTTTCAAGCTGTTGGCAAATAGAGACGGGAGATATATCTTTGAGATCGACAGATGCCAACGCACTTGCAGAGAAAAGGTTAGATTAATAATTAAACCAAATAATACGCAATTTTTATTTCCATCAATGTCTTAACCTAGCAAAAGCTTAAATCAACCTAATCCTGAccatacctgtctgtctctaacCAACTGATCCAGTTTCTTTGAAGCCTCCAACGTCCTGGCAAACAGCAGCACCCCAGAGGTGAGCCTGTCCAATCTGTGGACCGTGTGGAGCTCAGAGATCCCTCGCTCTTTTCCCAGGATGAAAATCACCGTGTTGTGGCGGAAGCGACCGCAGGGATGGACGGGAATGGAAGCGGGTTTATCAACCACAAGTACTTCACCATCATCCACCAGAATCTCCAGAGGTTTCCCGACTACCGGGGGCTCATGGCGGTGCACCGTGTTCCTCATGTAATCATTATTCTGTGGAGAGGCAGAAGAAAGTGTTTCTGAGCTGGTTTaatgtattaattatattaagAAAAGCTACAGacaagctaacattagcttatATAATGACACTGACCCTGAGCACCACAGAGAGGTCATCCACAGGGGTCTCGTTCAGCCGAATGCGACCCTCTTTCGCAGCCATCC is part of the Brachionichthys hirsutus isolate HB-005 chromosome 18, CSIRO-AGI_Bhir_v1, whole genome shotgun sequence genome and harbors:
- the rpusd2 gene encoding pseudouridylate synthase RPUSD2, with protein sequence MEQAALNTATPAEVNVPSSEEKFETKTGKRKSDDLEDKSQTNRRGKRQRGEGGKKLRAGERYIPPPQKKNRGVSFCQEHFDETTYYFEGGLRKVCPYYFDFRTYCKGRWIGKSLLELFKSEFRAESIEYYRMAAKEGRIRLNETPVDDLSVVLRNNDYMRNTVHRHEPPVVGKPLEILVDDGEVLVVDKPASIPVHPCGRFRHNTVIFILGKERGISELHTVHRLDRLTSGVLLFARTLEASKKLDQLVRDRQLEKEYVCRVEGEFPEDELICEEPILVVSFKIGICRVDPKGKECRTIFQRINFNGKTSVVRCLPLTGRTHQIRVHLQYLGFPILNDPIYGSSAWGPHRGKGGLVGKSNEELLEALVEENRSQESLHLLHMLDDGIDQGADQNKKPEKEAKQDGASELNTSVGMSHGCTDEAPPGNGDHLCSECKLVRPDPTEKELVMYLHALRYKGPDFEYSTRLPDWAKEDWVEAD